Sequence from the Helianthus annuus cultivar XRQ/B chromosome 13, HanXRQr2.0-SUNRISE, whole genome shotgun sequence genome:
TTTATCTACATTAAAATCTTACGTCAAAAATAGGAGTAAACCCGAGGGTTCCATTGCAGAAGGATATTTAGCTGAAGAATGTTTGTCATTTTGTTCATTGTACTTATCAAGTGATGTCGAGACCATACATAATAAGACAAGTCAGAATTATGATGACAGTGGTTTCGAGGATATTTTACCTATCTTTTCTATGTCGGGTCGGCCGATTGGTGCTACAGTGGTAGAGATACTTGACCTTGACATTTTGGCTAAAGCACATTCATATGTGTTATTCAATTGTAGTGAAGTTGATGAATTTAGAACGTAAGTAGTTATTTAGAAGTTATGAGTTccatttattatattatatttaaaattttttttgttgttatcatcattatcatcttTTGACGTTGCAGAGAACATCTGACGAATGTTCGTCATGAAAATCGGAAATTACGTGAGCGTGAGATTCAGTGTTTACATAGCGAGACTTTTGAGTCATGGTTTCAAGATCATGTACGAAATAGACATAGAGGTATTACTTTTAAAATACAATTTTAATGATATAACATTTTCAAGCTTCTAATCGCTAGATATATAACGAAAAATTTAACGCATCTTGCCTTAATTCAGGTTGAGGAGCTGCATACCAGAGGGGATCATAGAATCACGGAAGATCTAAGAAACTTGGCAAGTGGCCCAGCTGAGTTTGTGAAAAAATATAAGGGATTTATTATAAATGGTTTCCGATTTCACACAAAAGATCAGGAACAGAATAGGAAAACACAAAATAGTGGAGTTATGCTTGAGGCCATGACTAATAGCTTCTCAAGTGCTAAAGATAACAATCCTATCGTGGGAGATGTAACATACTATGGGGTTTTGAATGATATCATTGAGTTGGAGTATGCTGTTGACAGGAAAGTAGTTTTGTTCCATTGTGATTGGATCTCGAATGGTTCAAGGAAAAAGCAAGATG
This genomic interval carries:
- the LOC118485662 gene encoding uncharacterized protein LOC118485662, with product MSGRPIGATVVEILDLDILAKAHSYVLFNCSEVDEFRTEHLTNVRHENRKLREREIQCLHSETFESWFQDHVEELHTRGDHRITEDLRNLASGPAEFVKKYKGFIINGFRFHTKDQEQNRKTQNSGVMLEAMTNSFSSAKDNNPIVGDVTYYGVLNDIIELEYAVDRKVVLFHCDWISNGSRKKQDENGFTLLNFEGLNPHKDPFILACQAQQVFYVADRVDKGWKVVIKTTPRDSYDMNEQTCLENVETHLQSDTSTGPQLDENMNIELVRRGLNGTIVDKNTLVFDGDEDLFEAAS